From a single Osmerus mordax isolate fOsmMor3 chromosome 6, fOsmMor3.pri, whole genome shotgun sequence genomic region:
- the LOC136944302 gene encoding endoribonuclease ZC3H12A isoform X2, producing the protein MKDMAALHTAPIAGLESPQRAQRDTPQFSLDDRRDGDGELNPIVIDGSNVAMSHGNKEVFSCRGIELAVNFFLDRGHTAITVFVPSWRKEQPRPDAPITDQHILTELEREKIVVFTPSRRVGGKRVVCYDDRFIIKLAHDTDGVIVSNDTYRDLQGERPEWKKCIEERLLMYSFVNDKFMPPDDPLGRHGPSLDNFLRKNPLPSEQKRQLCPYDKKCTYGIKCKFYHPERTQQSYRSLADELRDNACLSTVKEDRNTKVSQRWPQTDLGSSGSSYRHTLEHDLEHRLVLGRHSPLQKGHVNENQLLYWDRPLNSGHQFTRDSGGFSQHDWPAMPRPLSNSDQPYVSISHKHLDSGLGSYESQYSDAPHGLSKPLRSRPQQGLPPSPWPRLPAMHLDRQDIEQPCRCCSHITSSAGPQKHYSYPNLEPHSQPRYNTYPTPQFPPSIHHYSLPSHFQDRGPPQQKCWSDPFQGMPQTRTSCSLPSPLSSPACHGHSCPYQEQPSWGCPMPQPSAFDPDREELRKKLQAIFNPHHVDMVMGMFPHLRDSQKLAAEILTLRSQGGAF; encoded by the exons ATGAAAGATATGGCAGCATTACACACAGCCCCCATAGCTGGTCTAGAGAGCCCACAGAGAGCCCAAAGAGACACTCCACAATTCTCACTGGATGataggagggatggagatggagagctaAATCCTATCGTCATTGACGGCAGTAATGTGGCCATGAG TCATGGAAACAAGGAGGTATTTTCATGCAGGGGCATCGAGCTAGCAGTCAACTTCTTCCTGGACAGAGGTCATACGGCCATCACTGTTTTTGTTCCTTCTTGGCGTAAGGAACAACCTAGACCAGATGCTCCCATcacag ACCAACACATCCTgacggagctggagagagagaagatagtgGTCTTCACCCCTTCGCGACGTGTCGGGGGCAAACGGGTGGTCTGCTACGATGACCGCTTCATCATCAAGCTAGCCCACGATACCGATGGCGTAATAGTGTCCAATGACACGTACCGCGATCTGCAGGGCGAGCGGCCGGAGTGGAAGAAATGCATAGAGGAGAGGCTCCTTATGTACTCTTTTGTCAATGACAA GTTCATGCCTCCTGATGATCCTCTAGGCCGCCATGGCCCCAGTCTGGATAATTTCCTTAGGAAGAACCCACTACCATCAGAGCAGAAGAGACAGCTCTGTCCCTATG ATAAAAAGTGCACTTATGGGATAAAGTGTAAGTTCTACCACCCTGAACGTACTCAACAGTCTTACCGCTCACTGGCTGACGAGCTGCGAGACAACGCCTGTCTCTCCACGGTGAAAGAGGACAGGAACACCAAAGTGTCGCAAAGGTGGCCTCAAACTGATCTAGGATCATCTGGAAGCTCCTATCGACACACATTGGAGCATGACCTGGAGCACAGGCTGGTTTTAGGTAGGCACAGCCCCCTCCAGAAGGGCCATGTGAATGAGAATCAGCTTCTGTACTGGGATAGGCCCTTAAATAGTGGTCACCAGTTCACCAGAGATTCAGGAGGCTTCTCTCAGCATGACTGGCCTGCGATGCCTCGTCCCCTCTCCAACAGTGACCAGCCCTACGTCAGCATTTCCCACAAGCACCTGGACTCTGGGCTGGGCTCATATGAGAGCCAGTATTCCGATGCCCCCCATGGCCTCAGTAAGCCACTTAGGAGCAGGCCTCAGCAGGGTTTACCCCCAAGCCCGTGGCCGAGACTCCCTGCCATGCATCTAGATAGGCAGGACATCGAACAGCCTTGTAGGTGCTGCTCCCACATAACATCATCCGCAGGCCCCCAGAAGCATTACAGTTACCCAAACCTGGAGCCCCACTCCCAGCCTAGATACAACACCTACCCAACCCCACAGTTCCCTCCTAGCATCCACCACTACAGCCTGCCCAGCCACTTCCAGGACAGGGGTCCGCCACAGCAAAAGTGCTGGTCTGACCCCTTCCAAGGGATGCCCCAGACAAGGACATCCTGCAGCCTCCCaagccctctgtcctctccggCCTGTCATGGCCACTCATGCCCCTACCAGGAGCAGCCCTCATGGGGTTGCCCCATGCCCCAGCCTTCTGCTTTTGACCCAGACAGGGAGGAGCTCCGCAAGAAACTGCAGGCCATCTTCAACCCCCATCATGTGGATATGGTTATGGGGATGTTTCCTCACCTGAGGGACTCCCAGAAGCTGGCGGCAGAGATCCTCACCCTCAGGTCTCAGGGAGGAGCCTTCTGA
- the LOC136944302 gene encoding endoribonuclease ZC3H12A isoform X1: MDKACPSQDQDSDDFQLQVDFFRKLGYSATEVRCAIQNLGLNVDTNSVLGELVQARKAPVSNAEMKDMAALHTAPIAGLESPQRAQRDTPQFSLDDRRDGDGELNPIVIDGSNVAMSHGNKEVFSCRGIELAVNFFLDRGHTAITVFVPSWRKEQPRPDAPITDQHILTELEREKIVVFTPSRRVGGKRVVCYDDRFIIKLAHDTDGVIVSNDTYRDLQGERPEWKKCIEERLLMYSFVNDKFMPPDDPLGRHGPSLDNFLRKNPLPSEQKRQLCPYDKKCTYGIKCKFYHPERTQQSYRSLADELRDNACLSTVKEDRNTKVSQRWPQTDLGSSGSSYRHTLEHDLEHRLVLGRHSPLQKGHVNENQLLYWDRPLNSGHQFTRDSGGFSQHDWPAMPRPLSNSDQPYVSISHKHLDSGLGSYESQYSDAPHGLSKPLRSRPQQGLPPSPWPRLPAMHLDRQDIEQPCRCCSHITSSAGPQKHYSYPNLEPHSQPRYNTYPTPQFPPSIHHYSLPSHFQDRGPPQQKCWSDPFQGMPQTRTSCSLPSPLSSPACHGHSCPYQEQPSWGCPMPQPSAFDPDREELRKKLQAIFNPHHVDMVMGMFPHLRDSQKLAAEILTLRSQGGAF, translated from the exons ATGGACAAGGCCTGCCCTAGCCAAGACCAAGACTCAGATGATTTCCAACTTCAAGTGGACTTTTTCAGGAAGCTGGGTTACTCTGCCACTGAAGTGAGGTGTGCCATACAGAATCTGGGCCTAAACGTTGACACCAACTCAGTACTTGGGGAGTTAGTCCAGGCTAGGAAAGCGCCTGTGTCCAATGCAGAGATGAAAGATATGGCAGCATTACACACAGCCCCCATAGCTGGTCTAGAGAGCCCACAGAGAGCCCAAAGAGACACTCCACAATTCTCACTGGATGataggagggatggagatggagagctaAATCCTATCGTCATTGACGGCAGTAATGTGGCCATGAG TCATGGAAACAAGGAGGTATTTTCATGCAGGGGCATCGAGCTAGCAGTCAACTTCTTCCTGGACAGAGGTCATACGGCCATCACTGTTTTTGTTCCTTCTTGGCGTAAGGAACAACCTAGACCAGATGCTCCCATcacag ACCAACACATCCTgacggagctggagagagagaagatagtgGTCTTCACCCCTTCGCGACGTGTCGGGGGCAAACGGGTGGTCTGCTACGATGACCGCTTCATCATCAAGCTAGCCCACGATACCGATGGCGTAATAGTGTCCAATGACACGTACCGCGATCTGCAGGGCGAGCGGCCGGAGTGGAAGAAATGCATAGAGGAGAGGCTCCTTATGTACTCTTTTGTCAATGACAA GTTCATGCCTCCTGATGATCCTCTAGGCCGCCATGGCCCCAGTCTGGATAATTTCCTTAGGAAGAACCCACTACCATCAGAGCAGAAGAGACAGCTCTGTCCCTATG ATAAAAAGTGCACTTATGGGATAAAGTGTAAGTTCTACCACCCTGAACGTACTCAACAGTCTTACCGCTCACTGGCTGACGAGCTGCGAGACAACGCCTGTCTCTCCACGGTGAAAGAGGACAGGAACACCAAAGTGTCGCAAAGGTGGCCTCAAACTGATCTAGGATCATCTGGAAGCTCCTATCGACACACATTGGAGCATGACCTGGAGCACAGGCTGGTTTTAGGTAGGCACAGCCCCCTCCAGAAGGGCCATGTGAATGAGAATCAGCTTCTGTACTGGGATAGGCCCTTAAATAGTGGTCACCAGTTCACCAGAGATTCAGGAGGCTTCTCTCAGCATGACTGGCCTGCGATGCCTCGTCCCCTCTCCAACAGTGACCAGCCCTACGTCAGCATTTCCCACAAGCACCTGGACTCTGGGCTGGGCTCATATGAGAGCCAGTATTCCGATGCCCCCCATGGCCTCAGTAAGCCACTTAGGAGCAGGCCTCAGCAGGGTTTACCCCCAAGCCCGTGGCCGAGACTCCCTGCCATGCATCTAGATAGGCAGGACATCGAACAGCCTTGTAGGTGCTGCTCCCACATAACATCATCCGCAGGCCCCCAGAAGCATTACAGTTACCCAAACCTGGAGCCCCACTCCCAGCCTAGATACAACACCTACCCAACCCCACAGTTCCCTCCTAGCATCCACCACTACAGCCTGCCCAGCCACTTCCAGGACAGGGGTCCGCCACAGCAAAAGTGCTGGTCTGACCCCTTCCAAGGGATGCCCCAGACAAGGACATCCTGCAGCCTCCCaagccctctgtcctctccggCCTGTCATGGCCACTCATGCCCCTACCAGGAGCAGCCCTCATGGGGTTGCCCCATGCCCCAGCCTTCTGCTTTTGACCCAGACAGGGAGGAGCTCCGCAAGAAACTGCAGGCCATCTTCAACCCCCATCATGTGGATATGGTTATGGGGATGTTTCCTCACCTGAGGGACTCCCAGAAGCTGGCGGCAGAGATCCTCACCCTCAGGTCTCAGGGAGGAGCCTTCTGA